Within Plodia interpunctella isolate USDA-ARS_2022_Savannah chromosome 17, ilPloInte3.2, whole genome shotgun sequence, the genomic segment tgaatacaataataactcaaaaacaactgtatttttctatggtttttaccaatagatggTGCTATTTGTGAGGAGCGTTTAAATGTGTCATTATGGTATTATCTAAGCAAAGCTACAAAAAGCTGATTgtctattattatgaaaaaataaattattttcagaacgCCGTGGTGTCAGTCAAGATGTGATGTTggacatcaaaatcggtatTGAAGCCAAAAACTATGAAGGTGTAAGTAGTAATTCacttaaatttcattttgtagGGGCAAATGTATGACCATACTATATAGTTAtacattatcataaaattatagcaGTTTATTATAAGTCAAAGATACAAAActaaaagttatttacaaGTGCTATTAAAAAACCTCATAGTTCTTATTGTAgtaagtatagtatatattttgtataagcCTATGTCAACAAATTCgatacaatgaaaaataaggTTAATTgctaaaaatgaaatgtgagtaggctattaataaatgtagttttcatagagaatctattttaatctattttattttatcggtGGGTGTTACACAACAATCTTCTGCAACAAGTCTTTGGTAAACACTGTTTGCTTTTATGCATTTTTGTGTTACTTTTCTTGTCAATAAATCTGTATTGATTGCATGGTGAGGTAACAAACTTGGATCACtaaggaaaaatttaaaacttgataTATAGAATTcaagtgatttattttattgctagaTAATTGACGCCCCATAAGAAAGGtcttaataacttttttgcaAATCCCTCCCTAACttctttaaaaattcaaaaggcTCTCAAGATGGTTTTGTCTGATTAAAAATTTTAGCAGCCATTTCTCAAAATTAACAGGTATGGTTGAAGGTTTGGAAGATTCTATGAAACAGTGTATTttaatcacaattttttatttgtgtttcttatttactcattttattcttaaaaagaTGGGCACAACTCTTCTTCTCTTATCCTCTAATCTTATTATccttaaattgttataaaaagaagttcaataaactcaaaaactactagacgAATTTTTgttcggttttcaccaatagatagtgtgattcccgaggaaggtttaggtgtatgatttattctggttttacccgagcaaagctgggacgggccgctGATAAAACATAACACTTGCTTGGctcacatttgtttttttttttttctaaatttttgacaaggctGTAGTGCACTTTGTGTGACTATGTCAGCCTTATGAGGGGAtctctaatataaacttatctaaCTTTCATAATGGTTGTCCACAAGATATAAATGGATTCAGCCACCTGTGATAATGGACTGCTGAACACTATGTTCAGCAAACCATTACACACGGGCACTTCGGCTTCacatttgttataaacatCAGAAAAAATTGATGTCGTAGAGGGTCTCTGGTCCCATgttgatatttgtttttatgtgaaaCTGCATGTGGTTATTGAATGAGTTTTTTAAGTGAACATAAATTTCTTTATCAAATTATGTTGAAGCTCTGATGAATTGTTTTGTGCAAACCCTGAATTATGTTTCTGCATattacgttttttattttgaattaataataaataattataagtacatactaacagaatttgtaaatatactaACATCCAAATGAGCATTTgacaaaattccaaaattgattttaatgtatttttttataattctctAACACCAAGTTATTATCCAGTAACTAGTTTactgtatagtaattttaaaaagaacacTGCTGTGTCTGGGCCAATCTGCACGTTAGCACCATCTCTTTTCTATCAATTCCTTTTTTAGCTAAAACAAAAGTAGTGCTACAGAATGTGCTACACtattatagataatttatttaattaaaaagtaatataagtTTTACTTACACAACTGTGTGAGGCAACTGCCTCGATTtgctaaaaaaaaagaaaatggtggccttattttgtataatgagaaactataatactaataaaatctttattaagtGTAGCACAATCTCcagtggtattttttttttgttcttatatatatataaaaaaaaaacaataaaaaagaaatggtgACGTGGGAACACCCGGCGCCCTCTTAAACGCATCACCATTCCAAATGAATTGATTCATCAGCACTCATCAGCACggatttcaaaataataaaattccagATTGGTGAAGCTGCCAAGTTGAAGCCTATGGAGTTGGAACTGAAGAGGCTTGAAGACTTGTCTGAGGCCATTGTGCAGGACTTCACTCTGATGAGGAAGCGAGAGGAAGAGATGAGGGACACTAATGGTAAGCTTTTTAAACatatccaaaatattttttcgttcGGTTGTACCAGTCCATTTTGACGTTAAAATTAACCTGTGCGGCGCTGTCGTTTagtagataaaatggcgtaatgttgcgtttttctgcgcagttGAAGTTTGCGTCAAAGGTGACTggtgcaatttttttttttacgtgtgttttttatttgctaacactggagtaaaattttattcaagtcctTTAATAGCATCtgaaattactttttcaaCTACtaccatctagtggcaagtagccATATACACATTTAGTGAACCAAAAAATCAATGTCCAGGTTTCTTCATGTTTTTCTTCACTAAAAGCAAATAGTGGCatatgaaaactaaaatattactatctCCCAAGGAATGGCAAGATTCCAGGTTAGATTTCAAACCTGGACCTTATTTATATGCTACCaccaaaatttgaaaatgtttgatcTTGTTAAAATTCTAAACTGTCCTAATTAATCGTAGTTTCCTTAACTTTTCTGTTTCAGAGTCCACCAACAACCGGGTCCTCTTCTTCAGCATATTCTCCATGGTCTGTCTCCTGGGTCTCGCCACGTGGCAGGTCCTCTACCTACGTCGCTACTTCAAGGCGAAGAAACTCATTGAATAACACCACAAATGGTTTCACGCGGATAAAGTCGCATGCGAATCTTTAATAGCAAGTATGTTTGAATTAGGAATGTGTTGtctatttttctaatttttcttgaggcaatgaaatattttttgtaatttgttccTACAAAATCGttgttatttatcttttaaaaattcattaattataatatatatataatatgaattataatataatatatcttaaGTTGTCGCCCAGTATATGAGTATTTCATTATGTTGTTGATTGATTTAGCTTATTGATCAAATGAATCCATTACAATTCCCGCATGATACTTTATCCGCGTTCATAGATCTTGttttaatctatattttaatataataaaactttccaATACTTAATACCACgaactattatttaattttgttaataaatgattatgaGGTCCGTAATTGTTTGATAAGATTGTAAAAAAGTGTTCGAAATagcaaattgttttattttttatattttatttattattaatgaccCTATGAGGTATCCTAGTTATTACATGAAATCTATGGGTGTATCCCACTATTTCcatgaaaatacaaaatagaaatTGAGGGACAAGggatattttcaatttttatccTATTATTTCTATTGCGTCGAAAAAACGCagttatgtatttaaaaagtttaccACTACGTTAAAGAATAGATTAAACACATTCATTAAAGAATAGATTAGAATTAAAACACGACTTCtcggtattaaaaaaaaacaaatactcgTTTGAACGAAATTAAACGTCcccaaataacaaaaaagatCAAGAGGTTTTTATCTAAAGAGGAAATAGTAGGTATGCACGCCGTCATAAGAATTTAGAGTCAGCGTCTTTTTTGACGCAGCCGACAGCAATAGAAAGAGTGGGACAATCGGTCTGAATCAGGTCCAGTGTCTATCAATAGAAATAGTGGGATACACTCAAAtcttatcattaaaattgacCAATATTTTGAGAATCAAGAACAGTGAGTATCATAGAAGTAGCAATCAGCACACATGTGTGTATAAAAAACCTGGAATTAGTACCTAGGtaactactaattccatgtctGTGCCCTAACTTGACATTAGGTTTTTTTTCCGTTCGGAAAAAGGAACGTGTGCGGCAGTGtgaacattttgtataaataaaaggtaTCCGGATTCGGAAACCCAATGTGTGcgtgttataatttttgacgCATGCATACTCTGGTTACATATTTAGGCGGGTTGATAAAAGATTAAAAACGAAAATcaggttttaattttatgcctttcatttattttcttagaaaTTTTTAAGGCTTTAATAACGCACACGCTTCCTCAGTTATAcactaaatacttatatataaaacataaaaattctattttcttataaagGAATAAATCATACGGaatgttatacataaaaacattgtattttatttgataatactaaaaattttatttgcatgaaTGAAATGCAGATATTTTACACAGATAACATAATAGaaagctaaaaaaatattgtaacatacaaaaaactagtcatataaaaaaatttaataacatacaAAAGTTCTTCACAAGATTTTTCTAGGAAAAATTGCAATCATACCCCTCATCGAACTTAattcagaatttattttattgtttctgtaCTTCCTGCCCGGATATACGTATAGCATAGGTGGCGCTATCGATTATAGACTAAttcttaaattaaagtaaatcttGTAGAAATAAAGATTATGAGAAGAACACTATAACAGCCATATGCAGGACGTAATTACATGATACTTCCATGAATATGGAATTATAGTTTTTCACTATCGCCATTTTCTCTCCATGACAACTATGATGTGAATACAacaatatgtacctatatagaagtatatatgtatagccAGGAAGAAAGCACATTGCACGGTTGTgtgtgttatttaaaatacatgttCTATTTATGTTACCACACAATGTGGAAAATCTGTAATGATTTGTAATCGATTCTATTCACATTTATCTACTATTAGATATAcaggtaatatattttgatatttgaaaaCCATGTAACAATGTTTTGGCTCAGACGTTATCTCATTAATATTTCATCGCTCCAAAACACAACATGTCAAAGCCGGGGCGGGTtcgaaatacataaatacaatgaaATCAAAATGACCTGAGTACATAATATCACATTGAAGTCTGATTCAAACACAATCGCACTAATAACttatatacaataaacttTGCTGTACATTTGTGATATCGATTTCGGATTCAATCAAAGCGGGAAATAGTCTAATTGTACCGTCAAATGTTTGACGCCCGCTTCCCTGAAAATCCTTGCAGTTTGTTCTGTGACGTATCTAGGGTCGACTTCCCTCGCTACTTCTAGTTTGATGGCGCCGACGTGCACGTCACTGCAGAGCGTCCAGAAGTGCGGCTCCTGGACGGCGTGCACGCCAGCAAGACCGACCACTCGCGTGTACAAGTTCGGTAACACTCGTTCTATACTCGTTGGAGTCCGTTGCATGAGAACACCGGCTGAATCTTTCACTAACGGTAACACACTGGCAGCTATAAGTAACGCTATGGCCATGGAGCAGATGGGGTCTGCTCGCATCCAGCCGAATGTCTTCATGAGTATAGCTGAGATGATGACACCGACTGATCCCAAAGTGTCAGCTAGCACATGTAAGAAGACACCTCTCATGATGGCGGAGCCGGCACCTGTCGGAGCCTCGATTTCGTCGTGGCTGTGGCCGTGGACATTGTTGTGGGAGTGTCCGTGGCTGTGACTGTGACCGTGCCCGCCGTGCCCGTGCCCGTGGCCGTGGTGGAAGGCGTATATCCCCACTAGGTTGACCAAAAAACCCATAATGGACACGAGAAGCAGCCGCTCGTGTTTTACCTGAAATGTGACAGAGAATTTTATGAGTATCTTGATAAATGTTGTAGCATTGTACATGTACATAACTTTTTTAGGTTAAAAGATACCAATTTCTGTAGAAATTTTCATAATGACTAGTTAATCCTTGTCAGTTTTTTTCAGCACTCTGATCACAATTcaaacctgttttgatatactttttgactatgtacattatgtacttttatacctatattattagaaaaaaacattgtaagataCAATattggtaagcccttctggcatgatagggaccaacactgttcaaatgagtttctttcggcatttcttcttagcaatggtcgttccgaaatgccagtagtttgtagcttgtgagaaataactataaatataaaaattgacgagaaaaagtgcctgtgaaggtttaatttctgaataaatgatttgaatttcagAATTTCGTGTTTAGGAATTTGATTTATCAATTCAATCCAGTCTTAAATTGTTGttaattagataattttatatttgattttccgatatattattgttataggACCAGTAAGTATTCGgcaaatattaattgtaaggacatatacatttaaattgcgcctaaaacttaatttgaattaaataaaaaatactaattgtaaacaattttttaaattttaattttgttaggtCACAAAAGCCGTTGAGCAAAGGGCATGGAATATATCTATACATCATAGCATAGCTCATACATTATAGTTTCACATCCAGCGAGTAGAGTACAAAATACACCTATCGCTAACGATTGTAAAATGCGTAATGTAGGTCACTCTCCAAACATACGTGAGGCCAAACCGCCGATGTTTGAGTGtaacaaagaaaatgaaaCGAGATGAAAGAATAGAGAGAAATACGTGACCAATGCAACTTGCACAATGCAGATAtgacaattaaatttcaacaTTAACGCTGCGTAATAATGTCGTAAGTCGTTTGGAGAGAAGGCAGTGGTTTTGACTAACCCTACGAAAGTTTAAAGACGATTGGATATTTGTTATGTACTCGtaagtacatttaaataaagtagctTTGATACGCGGATATGGATGAGTAACatgacaaataaacatttcgaTCGCAAATTTACTCATCTGGAtggaataacattttattattattctaaacatatcttcatttataaattatgcataggtaattaaacaattatttttcaaatcatatgttaaaaaaaagaaagccTACCGGTGTCAATTATGTAcgcatttatttgttaaaaagcGTATAGAATTCTTAGTAAATGTCGTCAAGCTAACTTATTCTAAGCGTTGTATTGGCTtatcaatttaataagtatatacatgCGAACTATTACGTCTCACATGCCATTTCAAGCTCTGAACACTGATCTTAAAGttcattttacattatacaaaaattcagTGAATGAAAACATGTCGATTAGTTAAAGCTACAAGAAGATTAGGACATGGTTTCCTTTATCAAACTGTGTGTCATTTATGTTTTAGTTTTAGCAAAAAAGCATCTTGGCCGACGGAACTCTGTCTCTCGTATGAGTTTTTTCTTGGTTTTTTCCAATGGCTGGAGCATCGTAGCCCTAGGGTCCACTGtcctactttttatattttcactttgCATGGTCGTCGAACTAAAAAAGCtatgtacgagtatattaGTGGCTATTATAAGAGCGCCGAGGCTTCGATTTCGttagaatttcggaataaaaactACCCTATGTGCTATACCAGTAGTCTACCCGTGTGTCAaagttcatcaaaatccgttcagtagatagGCAGGTCTATTGAGAAATAAACATCACACATTTTTGCAGACTTTggcattttcaatattaagcCGGCAATAGATTTGTCGccaaacagttcgccgaatTTAGCGGTTtcaacgtacattgctggtttttcttaACATTAAGAAAAAGCTTATttacaaactatgcaatgaATAGTCAGTAGCACATCAACctgcccaaattcattgcaaattcatccATATTATTGCGACATAAAGATCTACGCAtagtaacttgatgtgctctATACTGTATGTGTCAATCGAATCGATATTTATCTGTGTTCGGCGGCAGCAGATGTTGTAAGAAATAAAGggatatgaaaataataattgtaacaaattgataaaaaataatatcaacaaTGATTATCTAACTTGCGAGATAAATTAGATTAAGTTATAATACATTGGGAATAGGATTAGGAAATTCTAATTATGCAATCAcagataaaaagtataatgaaGTAACTACAACATTAAGTATATccaattttacatatttttatctatacgatttttctaaattcaaattcattcaatataaatattttaaagtaagttttatctaataaattacacGTCACTTTAGATGTGAAATAGCCGTAAGTTAGGAGccaaaatttgtttgtaatattcctttgaaaacaaataaacttttatatttaatgtgagaaaataaaacaaagtatctATCAGTATGTAAGACTCACTCACCTCAGGTGGTTCAATAGCTCTCTCCACAGCTTCGCTCATAAtgaaaaatgcaataaataacaGAAACAATCCATTAACAAATCCAGCTAACACTTCAGCCCGAGCATAGCCGTACGAGAAGCGCTCATTTGCTCTCCACTTGGAAACTAGGGACGCTGCAAGACCAGCCACAAGACCAGTGCAGTCGAAAAACATGTGGAATGCATCCGAGATCAGACCTGGAATGTAacatacattgaatatattcatgattataaatgtgaaaggtttttgtaaaattttcatgcTTATTCATTCATACACATTAAAAGTATGAAGGATACCTTTTATCAAAAAAGTACTGTTCTCATTGGTAATTAGTAAGATGAGAAAACCAGCAAAAACTTCCATACCTTacacatccttacatattataaaataaagtcctccACTGTGTCTATCTGTCTACTCACaactgcatggattttcatgcaggttttcaccaatatatgtatagtggAAGATTttggtatatattttgttttacccCACCAAAGCCAGAATGGGCAGCaagtacaataataaatttaataatttattttactgtgtTTATATGTGTGTTGTACTGAAGTCAAGCATTAGAAAACGTGTAGCAGTAGATTAATCTGTggtcaatattattaaattcacaTTTACTTCGCATAACTTAGTTATTATGTTaaagaataacaaaacaaGGAAGAGTTTTGAAAGGTAAAACCAACAATAGAGATGTAAGGAAGAAGAAAAGGAGAAACTACAAAGTAGACACCATGTAACTTTGATGacattttagatttaattttggaTTAACTTTTCAGTCATCAGTGGTTTTCTATTGGTCACTGTGGgtcatatcatatatataattaaaaattttctaatcattgaaaaataagtgTGATGTTGTCTAAAAATCTCTATTACGCAGATTTGAAAAAAGGATTTGAAGATAGATTGGTATAATATGTGAAAGAAAGGTACATATTAAAGAACTCACCTAAACTATTTGTCCAGACTCCATAGAAAAGTTCAACAAACGCAAAAGATAAGTTGAGGATGAGAAAGAGGAACAAATTCCTGGAATTTTTGTCCGAATAAATTAGTCTCAACCAATTTTGGAACTTTTCTTTTATCCCGCCCAGTGGGCCACGGGACATACGAGTGTCCTTTTGGGTTATGGGTAGCATTATGATTCAATTATTATGTGCCAcgaactttttcacgtcatttcAGGAAATATCACAAGATATCAACAAAAACTCCAGCGAAGAAATATGCATACGTGTACTTTCCAAGCGGTTTATAACCTATCACTGTACGtacagatataataaaaaagtacacaGTGTTGAATGATATTATGCCTTTTTAaagctataaatataatccgtaaaagaaaaacatatttttaataattgggACAGTGATTTAGAAACATTTTAGAAAGAACGGACGGGAGAAACACTGATCGAACGAAAATCATAAAACGATTTGACTTTTGCGTTTggcgttttttatttttgtcaacgTCGATGCTGTCAACGTCAATCTGAGAATGAGACACCGGAAATAGGTAGGTGTAACAAGCTATCTTTTCTTGCCGTTCGCGAAACAGGCAGGCCAGCAGAATAATTTTTTCAACTGCAACTCTATATTACGAGAGTTTAATTTTGTCGGACGTATGTATTGTGTCGTATATCGAAATTTTAAACTTGGTGTTGTGTCGTGAAGAACTTTTTATAACGTCCTCGAAATATTTGAGAATGCATATAAGCGGTCAtatgaaacattttcaaatagttTGAAAAACTAGGCTGATGAAATGCTGCTTAAAATGCAGACCTAGCCGAATGGACTCCTAAACATCCTACCAAATGTCTATGGATTTAcgaatattttatctgtgccGGAAAGCTTGTTACGATTCAGACTATGATTGGCCGTTTGATTGCAAAACTGTCATTGGACCAATCAATGAAAAGTATTTTCtactaaatattgtaaacGAAACAgcattgatgatgatgagtcaTAGACTTCTATTGACACTCGTTTCCGGaaaagtttagtttttattcataaagtctatgatttttcagtttttatataatacgaaaatggtttttttaattgtgttgggtactaaaatgtaataattatataataacacgcttaaatataatttaaatcattagaaatttataaccaattcaaaatttcttatttatttttattttcgcgccacctttttaaattgattccACCGGAAGCTTGTCTATAGATGCGTTTGTTTCCGAAAAGTGAACGTTTCACGAGTCAACAGCAACGTCTTTCGAGAAGTTCTAGGCGCTGTTTGCGACATTTTTCCTTCTTTTATCCGTCATCCAATGTTTTATGTGATGAAATAACTTCAGTTAgagtatattttcaatattagtgTTCTTAGTCGTAATTAAGTAATCGCTAGATTACGATATAAGCTAATATGGGCGACGAAAGCCACCCGAAAACTCTCTACGTCGGTAATTTAGACGCGAGTGTGACAGAAGATTTCTTATGCGCGTTATTCGGGCAAATAGGTGAGGTAAAAGGCTGTAAGATAATACGCGAACCCGGTAACGATCCATATGCATTTCTCGAGTTTACGAGTCACTCTGCGGCGGCTACGGCCCTGGCCGCCATGAACAAGCGAGTATTTCTCGACAAGGAAATGAAGGTTAACTGGGCTACCAGTCCTGGTAATCAGCCGAAGACTGATACTAGTAACCATCATCACATATTCGTAGGTGATTTATCACCAGAGATCGAAACCCACATATTGCGAGAGGCGTTTGCGCCTTTCGGAGAGATCTCAAACTGTCGGATAGTACGCGACCCACAAACGCTCAAATCTAAAGGGTACGCCTTCGTATCTTTTGTGAAGAAAGCAGATGCTGAAGCAGCGATCCAGGCGATGAATGGCCAGTGGTTAGGATCTCGTTCTATACGCACGAACTGGTCAACTCGCAAACCGCCAACAAATAGGCCAAATGAAGGTGCTCCAAGTAGCAAGCGGGCCAAACAGCCTACATTCGATGAGGTCTATAACCAGAGTTCACCAACTAACACGACTGTATATTGTGGAGGATTCACAAGCAATGTTATAACTGAGGATTTAATGCAAAACACATTCTCACAATATGGCCAGATACAGGATATAAGAGTATTCAGGGATAAAGGATATGCTTTCATTAGATTCACAACAAAAGAAGCGGCAGCGCATGCCATTGAAGCTACACATAATACAGAAATTAGTGGACATACAGTCAAATGTTTCTGGGGAAAAGAAAATGGAGGAGGAGAAAGTCAGGTTGGTATTTGCTGTTTTACACAGTATGTATTACTCGAAAGTAGTAAAAAAAGTCAATTTTATATGATGCCTCAAATTTGCAAAGTATTTGGATCTTGGGATATGGCATGGTATAACATTAACTATGTTGATTCCATTTGGTATCAACAACCACACACAACCACTAATAAATTACCACATGGACTGAGGTACAACCTTTTTCATGCAAATTGTTTTGCATCACAACACAAACACATCACattattcatcaaaatatattttcagcataaattaatatggaatcaaaatataattcctTTGAgaaattctttaattttcaacaGAGCCGAAGTGAAAGTGTGCTCATACACTAGTTTCACTATTATGGAAATGGCATATCCAACTTCATTGTAAAATTGGAAACTTTCACAGTTGTTttagtgatttttatttgccaTATTATGTGAAACTTTTAGATTTTTGCATCATTATCAATGATTGTCCATTATCCTTTGATGCATTGGATTTTATCTTACTACTTCCTACAGTAGCCTTTCTCttatcaagtgtgttattgctacaactggtgtcagattttattcaagtaacttaaaggcatctgacatggctTAAAAGTATAATAGAAGTTGGGAAATGAACAATGTGCAGCTGTTATTTAAAAGATGTAAGTTTAAGTCCGACAATATTATGTGAACAATGGTATTTGTTGTctcaattatattacaaacaaagcaTACAAGTCTCAGCCTCCTCCATTTGGTATGCACTTGATGCTTAACAAAGAAATTATGTGTACAGTGCCAagaattagatattttttcggtacagtcaactgcataTCAAGTGTCCTGCATGGATCTATGTACAGAGGTAAATAGCAGTGAATATGAATAGGTTGTTCTGTTAACTGTGTAAAATTGGAATAAGAGACATTTAttctatgtttatattatcttCCTGTATATTGATGAATATTTATAGGTTATaggtaataaaactatttttagatataacatagttttaagtatatgcacttaatt encodes:
- the bai gene encoding transmembrane emp24 domain-containing protein bai isoform X2, with protein sequence MEVYYLLLVLSIFWHGSEGIMWSLAPNTQKCLKEELHANVLVAGTYEVTHADGQRVDYVVRDSKGHILSQKESIASGKFTFVTETYDTFEVCFTSKVPPERRGVSQDVMLDIKIGIEAKNYEGIGEAAKLKPMELELKRLEDLSEAIVQDFTLMRKREEEMRDTNESTNNRVLFFSIFSMVCLLGLATWQVLYLRRYFKAKKLIE
- the bai gene encoding transmembrane emp24 domain-containing protein bai isoform X1, which produces MEVYYLLLVLSIFWHGSEGIMWSLAPNTQKCLKEELHANVLVAGTYEVTHADGQRVDYVVRDSKGHILSQKESIASGKFTFVTETYDTFEVCFTSKVPPERRGVSQDVMLDIKIGIEAKNYEGIGEAAKLKPMELELKRLEDLSEAIVQDFTLMRKREEEMRDTNVSLTFLFQSPPTTGSSSSAYSPWSVSWVSPRGRSSTYVATSRRRNSLNNTTNGFTRIKSHANL
- the ZnT86D gene encoding zinc transporter 7; the encoded protein is MLPITQKDTRMSRGPLGGIKEKFQNWLRLIYSDKNSRNLFLFLILNLSFAFVELFYGVWTNSLGLISDAFHMFFDCTGLVAGLAASLVSKWRANERFSYGYARAEVLAGFVNGLFLLFIAFFIMSEAVERAIEPPEVKHERLLLVSIMGFLVNLVGIYAFHHGHGHGHGGHGHSHSHGHSHNNVHGHSHDEIEAPTGAGSAIMRGVFLHVLADTLGSVGVIISAILMKTFGWMRADPICSMAIALLIAASVLPLVKDSAGVLMQRTPTSIERVLPNLYTRVVGLAGVHAVQEPHFWTLCSDVHVGAIKLEVAREVDPRYVTEQTARIFREAGVKHLTVQLDYFPL
- the Rox8 gene encoding nucleolysin TIAR isoform X1 encodes the protein MGDESHPKTLYVGNLDASVTEDFLCALFGQIGEVKGCKIIREPGNDPYAFLEFTSHSAAATALAAMNKRVFLDKEMKVNWATSPGNQPKTDTSNHHHIFVGDLSPEIETHILREAFAPFGEISNCRIVRDPQTLKSKGYAFVSFVKKADAEAAIQAMNGQWLGSRSIRTNWSTRKPPTNRPNEGAPSSKRAKQPTFDEVYNQSSPTNTTVYCGGFTSNVITEDLMQNTFSQYGQIQDIRVFRDKGYAFIRFTTKEAAAHAIEATHNTEISGHTVKCFWGKENGGGESQSSNSTPAPPAAVATQAQYPYPYQQGMGYWYAQQGYPALQGYMAPGYYQQYTAAYSNPQAAAAAGYRMSMPGGGAGGGAGWATQPPVMYSAALPSAQYPSQ
- the Rox8 gene encoding nucleolysin TIAR isoform X2; this translates as MGDESHPKTLYVGNLDASVTEDFLCALFGQIGEVKGCKIIREPGNDPYAFLEFTSHSAAATALAAMNKRVFLDKEMKVNWATSPGNQPKTDTSNHHHIFVGDLSPEIETHILREAFAPFGEISNCRIVRDPQTLKSKGYAFVSFVKKADAEAAIQAMNGQWLGSRSIRTNWSTRKPPTNRPNEGAPSSKRAKQPTFDEVYNQSSPTNTTVYCGGFTSNVITEDLMQNTFSQYGQIQDIRVFRDKGYAFIRFTTKEAAAHAIEATHNTEISGHTVKCFWGKENGGGESQSSNSTPAPPAAVATQAQYPYPYQQGMGYWYAQGYPALQGYMAPGYYQQYTAAYSNPQAAAAAGYRMSMPGGGAGGGAGWATQPPVMYSAALPSAQYPSQ